From Streptomyces griseorubiginosus, one genomic window encodes:
- a CDS encoding ATP-binding protein: MTEVRPPAAAPASLWERDEELTAVERAVDSLCEDRSSAGSLLVIRGEAGFGKTALLAQTRRIAEARGCTVWSARGGETLRSVPFNVVRQLLQPALLSLMPEEAREYLGDWYDIAGPALGIADPGERQADPQGVCDGLVAAVRRLARRTWPLVLTVDDAHWADQETLRWLAAFAERLDDLSVLVVVARRPGEATGESARLLDTVAAAAGRPVTNLSALTPPATAGLTRATLGEHADAPFCREVWAVTAGNPYETVELLAKVQDSELEPTEDSASELRELNRSARGGGLVARLEELGIDATRFAWAAAILGTDISVGLAARLATLRPEKAAVCAELLRNARILTDVQGEEDELEFVHPLIATAVYDSIPDALRTAMHGIAAQLVTDSGHGAAAASRHLLQVHPDDDEELVEQLREAAREHLAVGAPDAARRCLERALLEPPAPEVHARVLFELGCATLLTAPAKTIGHLQTALAMPGLEGSARVDAVVRLSQALMHNNQLEEAVRTVEAEAARHEEGPARLRLQAVQYTWESLYPGEATSPGRSERLAALAATCTGRDNSERALLILRGFDAMAHGESAEEIAEICDRALVNGRLAPGLGWTDTEWGLELPLMLASAYAFTDRLDRAEALYSDALRTYESAGWSGGHLALAHAYVGLGHRRRGRLREAETSLRESLRLAERVGRGLPLYWSATCNLVDTLLARGHVEEAWAIAEQYGFAPPYPSTIVLPDPRSVRGRLLLAVGRTKEAVNELDAAEKAAEVRGHHNPVLVPWAFDLARALAVDDPVRAAQLSTEVRRHAERLGTDTAIGEALRCAAALETGQRAVRLAAQAVAYLESSPCQYEHAAARVEYGILARSVAELNRGVALARSCGADGLVAQAREVLETGRGLR; this comes from the coding sequence ATGACGGAGGTACGGCCCCCTGCGGCCGCCCCGGCCTCGCTGTGGGAGCGCGACGAGGAACTCACCGCCGTCGAACGCGCGGTCGACTCCCTGTGCGAGGACCGCTCGTCCGCGGGCAGTCTGCTGGTGATCCGCGGCGAGGCGGGCTTCGGCAAGACCGCCCTGCTGGCCCAGACCCGCCGGATCGCCGAGGCCCGCGGCTGCACCGTCTGGTCGGCCCGCGGCGGCGAGACCCTCAGGTCCGTCCCCTTCAACGTCGTACGGCAACTCCTCCAGCCCGCCCTCCTGTCGCTGATGCCCGAGGAGGCCCGGGAGTACCTCGGCGACTGGTACGACATCGCCGGCCCCGCCCTCGGCATCGCGGACCCGGGGGAGCGGCAGGCCGACCCGCAGGGCGTGTGCGACGGACTCGTCGCCGCGGTGCGCCGGCTGGCCCGCCGGACCTGGCCGCTGGTGCTGACGGTCGACGACGCCCACTGGGCCGACCAGGAGACCCTGCGCTGGCTCGCCGCCTTCGCCGAGCGCCTCGACGACCTGTCCGTCCTGGTCGTGGTGGCCCGCCGTCCCGGCGAGGCCACCGGCGAGAGCGCCCGCCTCCTGGACACGGTGGCCGCGGCCGCCGGCCGCCCCGTCACCAACCTGAGCGCCCTCACCCCGCCGGCCACCGCGGGCCTCACCCGCGCCACCCTGGGCGAGCACGCCGACGCCCCGTTCTGCCGCGAGGTCTGGGCCGTCACCGCCGGCAACCCGTACGAGACCGTCGAACTCCTCGCCAAGGTCCAGGACAGCGAGCTGGAGCCGACCGAGGACTCGGCGAGCGAACTGCGGGAGCTGAACCGCTCGGCCCGCGGCGGCGGCCTCGTCGCCCGCCTGGAGGAACTCGGCATCGACGCCACCCGGTTCGCCTGGGCCGCCGCGATCCTCGGCACCGACATCTCCGTCGGCCTGGCCGCCCGGCTCGCCACCCTGAGGCCCGAGAAGGCGGCCGTCTGCGCCGAACTGCTGCGCAACGCCCGCATCCTCACCGACGTCCAGGGCGAGGAGGACGAGCTGGAGTTCGTCCACCCGCTGATCGCCACCGCCGTCTACGACTCCATCCCCGACGCCCTGCGCACCGCGATGCACGGCATCGCCGCCCAACTCGTCACCGACTCCGGGCACGGCGCCGCGGCCGCCTCCCGGCATCTCCTCCAGGTCCACCCGGACGACGACGAGGAACTCGTCGAGCAGCTGCGCGAGGCCGCCCGCGAACACCTCGCCGTCGGCGCCCCCGACGCGGCCCGCCGCTGCCTGGAGCGCGCGCTGCTGGAACCCCCGGCACCCGAGGTCCACGCGCGCGTGCTCTTCGAACTCGGCTGCGCCACCCTCCTCACCGCCCCGGCCAAGACCATCGGCCACCTCCAGACCGCGCTCGCCATGCCCGGCCTGGAGGGCTCCGCCCGGGTCGACGCCGTCGTCCGCCTCTCCCAGGCGCTGATGCACAACAACCAGCTGGAGGAGGCGGTCCGCACCGTCGAGGCGGAAGCCGCCCGGCACGAGGAGGGCCCGGCGCGGCTCCGCCTCCAGGCCGTGCAGTACACCTGGGAGAGCCTCTACCCGGGCGAGGCCACCTCCCCGGGCCGCTCCGAGCGCCTCGCCGCCCTGGCCGCCACCTGCACGGGCCGGGACAACTCCGAGCGCGCCCTGCTCATCCTGCGCGGGTTCGACGCGATGGCCCACGGCGAGAGCGCCGAGGAGATCGCCGAGATCTGCGACCGCGCCCTCGTCAACGGCCGCCTCGCCCCCGGACTCGGCTGGACCGACACCGAGTGGGGCCTCGAACTGCCGCTGATGCTGGCCAGCGCGTACGCCTTCACCGACCGGCTGGACCGGGCCGAGGCCCTGTACAGCGACGCCCTGCGCACCTACGAGTCGGCCGGCTGGAGCGGCGGTCACCTCGCGCTCGCCCATGCCTACGTCGGTCTCGGCCACCGTCGGCGCGGCCGGCTGCGGGAGGCGGAGACCTCCCTGCGCGAGTCCCTGCGGCTCGCCGAGCGGGTCGGGCGCGGACTGCCGCTGTACTGGTCGGCGACCTGTAACCTCGTCGACACGCTGCTCGCGCGCGGGCATGTCGAGGAGGCCTGGGCGATCGCCGAGCAGTACGGGTTCGCGCCGCCGTACCCGTCCACGATCGTGCTGCCCGACCCGCGGTCCGTGCGCGGTCGCCTGTTGCTGGCGGTCGGCCGCACCAAGGAAGCGGTCAACGAACTCGACGCCGCGGAGAAGGCGGCCGAGGTGCGGGGCCACCACAACCCGGTGCTGGTGCCCTGGGCCTTCGACCTCGCGCGCGCTCTCGCCGTGGACGATCCGGTGCGGGCGGCCCAGCTGTCCACGGAGGTCCGCCGGCACGCCGAGCGGCTCGGTACCGACACCGCCATCGGTGAGGCGCTGCGGTGTGCCGCCGCGCTGGAGACCGGCCAGCGGGCGGTGCGGCTTGCCGCGCAGGCGGTGGCGTATCTGGAGTCTTCGCCCTGTCAGTACGAGCATGCGGCGGCGCGGGTCGAGTACGGGATTCTCGCGCGGTCGGTGGCTGAGCTGAATCGGGGGGTGGCGTTGGCTCGGTCGTGCGGGGCGGACGGGTTGGTCGCGCAGGCCAGAGAGGTGCTGGAGACGGGGCGGGGGCTGCGTTAG
- a CDS encoding DUF2510 domain-containing protein, which yields MTQETPPGWYPDPGQTSDGPATERWWDGKAWTERTRPTGSAAAWGPPEQVASPGEYSAYPAYPAYPAYPAQPPATSRRGRIGIAVAVAVVVLASIGVGVYALADSGNGSDDTANSQGPGGQGGPGGTGGQNGQGGPFGGNGGSGGGDDGGSGGASPSPQGSEAPRIESGSVTDSIDGISLPIPDGWYGQEIQVGASVTSKDSYACPGDASANCTKGGAYSAPALALGSKGSTAEQVAKADIEANAEQSYGGKTYGSITSHDVLDSKAVTVAGQKGYLVRWKAVTSKGSDGYVQSLAFPAPANPQQIVVVRFGVDVAEGQTVIDDITKGIKVSTGGGSGSNV from the coding sequence ATGACGCAGGAGACTCCCCCCGGGTGGTACCCCGATCCCGGGCAGACAAGTGACGGTCCCGCCACCGAGCGCTGGTGGGACGGCAAGGCGTGGACGGAGCGGACCCGGCCCACCGGATCGGCCGCCGCATGGGGTCCCCCGGAACAGGTCGCCAGCCCCGGGGAGTACTCGGCCTACCCGGCGTATCCGGCGTACCCGGCGTATCCCGCGCAGCCGCCGGCCACGTCGCGGCGCGGCCGTATCGGCATAGCCGTGGCGGTGGCCGTCGTGGTCCTGGCGAGCATAGGCGTGGGTGTGTACGCGCTGGCCGACAGCGGCAACGGAAGCGACGACACCGCCAACTCGCAGGGGCCGGGCGGTCAGGGCGGCCCCGGCGGCACCGGGGGCCAGAACGGCCAGGGCGGACCCTTCGGCGGCAACGGCGGCTCCGGCGGCGGGGACGACGGCGGTTCCGGGGGCGCCTCACCCTCCCCCCAGGGTTCCGAGGCGCCGAGGATCGAGAGCGGTTCGGTGACCGACTCGATCGACGGGATCAGCCTGCCCATCCCGGACGGCTGGTACGGCCAGGAGATCCAGGTCGGCGCGTCCGTCACCTCGAAGGACTCCTACGCCTGCCCCGGCGACGCCTCCGCGAACTGCACGAAGGGCGGTGCCTACTCGGCGCCCGCACTGGCGCTGGGCAGCAAGGGCAGCACGGCCGAGCAGGTCGCCAAGGCCGATATCGAGGCGAACGCCGAGCAGTCGTACGGCGGCAAGACCTACGGCTCGATCACCTCGCACGACGTGCTCGACTCCAAGGCGGTGACGGTGGCCGGGCAGAAGGGCTACCTGGTCCGCTGGAAGGCGGTCACCAGCAAGGGCTCGGACGGCTACGTCCAGTCGCTGGCCTTCCCGGCACCGGCGAACCCGCAGCAGATCGTGGTGGTGCGCTTCGGCGTGGACGTCGCCGAGGGCCAGACCGTGATCGACGACATCACCAAGGGGATCAAGGTCTCCACTGGCGGCGGCAGCGGCAGCAACGTCTGA
- a CDS encoding TetR/AcrR family transcriptional regulator has protein sequence MTSQAADGPETVAASRRSKITPEREQEFFDAVLEQIRECGYEAVTMEGVASSTRCSKSTLYRQWKTKPQFVVAALRSRRRSKFEGIDTGSLADDLREAARAAGRWSMHDTKLLQALGHAVTQDAELAQALREALVDPEIAALRHILQRGVDRGEIATGHPALEYIPAQMFGVIRARPVIDGEYADPDYLVRFVEAAVLPALGLT, from the coding sequence ATGACGTCGCAGGCCGCGGACGGACCGGAGACGGTCGCCGCCTCGCGCCGCTCCAAGATCACGCCCGAGCGTGAGCAGGAGTTCTTCGACGCCGTGCTCGAACAGATCCGTGAATGCGGATACGAAGCCGTGACCATGGAGGGCGTCGCCTCCAGTACGCGGTGCAGCAAGTCCACGCTCTACCGGCAGTGGAAGACCAAGCCCCAGTTCGTGGTGGCCGCCCTGCGCTCCCGCCGCAGGTCGAAGTTCGAAGGCATCGACACGGGGTCGCTCGCCGACGACCTGCGCGAGGCCGCCCGGGCAGCGGGCCGGTGGTCGATGCACGACACCAAACTCCTCCAGGCGCTCGGCCATGCCGTCACCCAGGACGCGGAACTCGCGCAGGCCCTGCGGGAGGCGCTGGTCGACCCGGAGATCGCCGCACTGAGGCACATTCTCCAGCGTGGGGTCGACCGGGGCGAGATCGCCACCGGACACCCGGCGCTGGAGTACATCCCGGCCCAGATGTTCGGCGTGATCCGCGCCCGGCCCGTCATCGACGGGGAGTACGCGGACCCGGACTACCTGGTCCGCTTCGTCGAGGCCGCCGTGCTGCCGGCCCTCGGCCTGACCTGA
- a CDS encoding phosphatase PAP2 family protein codes for MNARTEPSEAEQAATARPPLVRELLLVVGLFLVYKFGRQLVTGHTTEAFRNADRVWDWERALHLPSEGSVQSLLLHGDTLAHLANTYYATVHFPATVAFLVWLYLKRPAHYVWARRVLASLTGAALVLHLVFPLAPPRMLAAAGLVDTAKVYGPSVYGPPQTDTLSNQFAAMPSLHFGWALMVAIGLIVATRSRLRWLWLLHPLVTLTVIVGTANHYWMDAIVAAALLGIALAVIHAPHRTVTTAGRAQEKLVPAESARKSEKKNVLVGAGR; via the coding sequence ATGAATGCCCGCACCGAGCCTTCAGAAGCGGAGCAGGCCGCGACAGCGCGGCCGCCGCTCGTCCGTGAGCTCCTGCTCGTCGTAGGACTCTTCCTCGTCTACAAGTTCGGCCGGCAACTGGTCACGGGCCACACCACCGAGGCCTTCCGCAACGCCGACCGCGTCTGGGACTGGGAGCGGGCCCTGCACCTGCCCTCGGAGGGCTCGGTGCAGTCGCTGCTGCTGCACGGCGACACCCTCGCGCACCTCGCCAACACCTACTACGCGACCGTCCACTTCCCGGCCACGGTCGCGTTCCTGGTCTGGCTCTACCTCAAGCGCCCCGCGCACTACGTCTGGGCCCGCCGGGTCCTCGCCTCGCTGACCGGCGCCGCCCTGGTGCTGCACCTCGTCTTCCCGCTGGCCCCGCCGCGGATGCTCGCGGCGGCCGGTCTGGTCGACACCGCGAAGGTCTACGGCCCCTCCGTGTACGGCCCGCCGCAGACCGACACCCTCTCCAACCAGTTCGCCGCGATGCCCTCGCTGCACTTCGGGTGGGCGCTGATGGTGGCGATCGGCCTGATCGTGGCGACCCGCTCGCGCCTGCGCTGGCTGTGGCTGCTGCACCCGCTGGTGACCCTGACGGTCATCGTCGGCACGGCGAACCACTACTGGATGGACGCGATCGTCGCGGCCGCGCTGCTCGGCATCGCCCTCGCGGTGATCCACGCGCCGCACCGCACCGTCACCACGGCGGGACGGGCGCAGGAAAAGCTCGTGCCGGCCGAGTCCGCGAGGAAGTCCGAGAAGAAGAACGTCCTGGTCGGAGCGGGCCGATGA
- a CDS encoding phospholipid scramblase-related protein, whose translation MTTHSNTPAGWYPDPHGAAQTLRYWDGAQWTQHTNSQQQAAGQAQAVQAPPVQQAPQMPQQAAGPDPRVQRQVQQQAGVTAGGAGGGTLFTEPVLVVNQKAKLIELTNEYKVMDQHGNQVGSVTQVGQSALRKIVRFLWSIDQFMKIRLEIRDAHGQPVLLLTRPGKIFKSRVIVERPDGSPVGEIVQQNMIGKINFAMMVNGQQVGAIKAENWRAWNFAIVDHAENEVARITKTWEGLAKTMFTTADNYVLQIHYQLPEPLLSLVVATALTVDTALKQDARGFG comes from the coding sequence GTGACCACGCATTCGAACACACCTGCAGGCTGGTACCCCGACCCGCACGGAGCGGCCCAGACGCTCCGCTACTGGGACGGGGCGCAGTGGACCCAGCACACCAACAGCCAGCAGCAGGCGGCCGGTCAGGCGCAGGCCGTGCAGGCCCCGCCGGTCCAGCAGGCTCCGCAGATGCCGCAGCAGGCGGCCGGCCCCGACCCGCGCGTGCAGCGTCAGGTGCAGCAGCAGGCCGGGGTCACCGCGGGCGGCGCGGGGGGCGGCACGCTGTTCACCGAGCCGGTGCTGGTGGTGAACCAGAAGGCCAAGCTGATCGAGCTGACCAACGAGTACAAGGTCATGGACCAGCACGGCAACCAGGTCGGCTCCGTCACCCAGGTCGGGCAGAGCGCGCTGCGGAAGATCGTGCGCTTCCTGTGGAGCATCGACCAGTTCATGAAGATCAGGCTGGAGATCCGCGACGCCCACGGGCAGCCGGTGCTGCTGCTGACCCGGCCGGGGAAGATCTTCAAGTCCCGGGTGATCGTGGAGCGTCCGGACGGTTCGCCGGTCGGTGAGATCGTCCAGCAGAACATGATCGGGAAGATCAACTTCGCGATGATGGTGAACGGTCAGCAGGTCGGCGCCATCAAGGCGGAGAACTGGCGGGCGTGGAACTTCGCGATCGTCGACCACGCGGAGAACGAGGTGGCCCGGATCACGAAGACGTGGGAGGGACTCGCCAAGACGATGTTCACGACCGCGGACAACTACGTCCTGCAGATCCACTACCAGCTGCCCGAGCCGCTGTTGAGCCTCGTGGTCGCCACGGCGCTGACGGTGGACACGGCGCTCAAGCAGGACGCCCGCGGTTTCGGCTGA
- a CDS encoding phosphocholine-specific phospholipase C — translation MTDVNRRRFLQLAGATTAFSALSNSIQRAAALPAHHRTGTIEDVEHVVVLMQENRSFDHYFGSLRGVRGFGDPRPVTLENGTSVWHQKDQNGKEILPFRPEANDLGMQFIQDLPHGWNDGHAAFNGGKYDKWVPNKGSTTMAYLTREDIPFHYALADSFTVCDAYHCSFIGSTDPNRYYMWTGYTGNDGQGGGPVLGNDEVGYGWTTYPERLEKAGVSWKIYQDVGDGLDANGSWGWIPDAYRGNYGDNSLLYFNQYRNAKPGDPLYDKARTGTDYTKGEGYFDQLKTDVKAGKLPQVSWIVAPEAFTEHPNWPANYGAWYIAQVLDALTSDPKVWAKTALFITYDENDGFFDHVVPAYPAGSAAQGKSTVDPALDLFKGDSSHPAGPYGLGQRVPMIVVSPWSKGGYVCSETLDHTSIIRFLERRFGVHEPNISPWRRAVCGDLTAAFDFSRRDTKPVALPDTDGFEPPDRERHPDYVPVPPAVGALPKQERGLRPARPLKYAPRVDGSVDAKSGKFTLSFASGAKAGAAFLVTSGNRTDGPWSYTTEAGTSVSDTWNSAYSKGSYDLTVHGPNGFLRSFKGSNKAAGPEVTARHTGDDIELTFTNKGSGTVRLQVVSGYGGPARTFTVRAGTTVRHTFSLAKSRRWYDLTVTSEKDQAFLRRFAGHVENGRPGVSDPAVITR, via the coding sequence ATGACTGACGTCAACCGGCGCAGATTCCTCCAACTCGCGGGCGCCACCACGGCCTTCAGCGCCCTGTCGAACAGCATCCAGCGCGCCGCCGCGCTCCCGGCCCACCACCGCACGGGCACGATCGAGGACGTCGAGCACGTCGTCGTCCTGATGCAGGAGAACCGCTCCTTCGACCACTACTTCGGCTCGCTCAGGGGCGTGCGCGGCTTCGGCGACCCGCGTCCGGTGACGCTGGAGAACGGCACGTCCGTCTGGCACCAGAAGGACCAGAACGGCAAGGAGATCCTGCCCTTCCGGCCCGAGGCGAACGACCTGGGCATGCAGTTCATCCAGGACCTGCCGCACGGCTGGAACGACGGACACGCCGCCTTCAACGGGGGCAAGTACGACAAATGGGTCCCGAACAAGGGGTCCACGACGATGGCGTACCTGACCCGCGAGGACATCCCGTTCCACTACGCCCTCGCCGACTCCTTCACCGTCTGCGACGCGTACCACTGCTCGTTCATCGGTTCCACCGACCCGAACCGCTACTACATGTGGACGGGCTACACGGGCAACGACGGCCAGGGCGGCGGCCCGGTCCTCGGCAACGACGAGGTCGGCTACGGCTGGACCACCTACCCCGAACGCCTGGAGAAGGCCGGGGTCTCCTGGAAGATCTACCAGGACGTCGGCGACGGCCTCGACGCGAACGGCTCCTGGGGCTGGATCCCGGACGCCTACCGCGGAAACTACGGCGACAACTCGCTGCTGTACTTCAACCAGTACCGCAACGCCAAGCCCGGCGACCCGCTGTACGACAAGGCCCGCACCGGCACCGACTACACCAAGGGCGAGGGCTACTTCGACCAGCTCAAAACCGACGTCAAGGCCGGGAAGCTGCCCCAGGTCTCCTGGATCGTCGCCCCCGAGGCCTTCACCGAGCACCCCAACTGGCCCGCGAACTACGGCGCCTGGTACATCGCCCAGGTCCTGGACGCGCTCACCTCCGACCCGAAGGTCTGGGCGAAGACCGCCCTGTTCATCACCTACGACGAGAACGACGGCTTCTTCGACCACGTGGTCCCGGCCTACCCGGCGGGTTCCGCCGCGCAGGGCAAGTCCACGGTCGACCCGGCCCTCGACCTCTTCAAGGGCGACAGCAGCCACCCGGCCGGTCCCTACGGACTCGGTCAGCGCGTGCCGATGATCGTCGTCTCCCCCTGGAGCAAGGGCGGTTACGTCTGCTCCGAGACGCTCGACCACACCTCGATCATCCGCTTCCTGGAACGCCGCTTCGGCGTCCACGAGCCCAACATCTCGCCCTGGCGCCGCGCGGTCTGCGGTGACCTGACGGCGGCCTTCGACTTCTCCCGCAGGGACACCAAGCCGGTCGCCCTGCCCGACACCGACGGCTTCGAGCCGCCGGACCGCGAGCGCCACCCGGACTACGTGCCGGTCCCGCCCGCGGTCGGCGCGCTGCCGAAGCAGGAACGCGGACTGCGTCCCGCCCGGCCGCTCAAGTACGCCCCGCGCGTGGACGGTTCGGTCGACGCGAAGAGCGGGAAGTTCACGCTCAGCTTCGCCTCCGGCGCCAAGGCAGGCGCCGCCTTCCTGGTGACCTCCGGCAACCGCACCGACGGGCCCTGGAGTTACACCACCGAGGCCGGCACGTCGGTCTCGGACACCTGGAACTCGGCGTACTCGAAGGGGTCGTACGACCTGACCGTGCACGGCCCCAACGGCTTCCTGCGCTCCTTCAAGGGCTCGAACAAGGCCGCCGGACCCGAGGTCACCGCCCGCCACACCGGCGACGACATCGAGCTGACCTTCACCAACAAGGGATCCGGCACGGTCCGGTTGCAGGTCGTCAGCGGCTACGGCGGCCCGGCGCGGACCTTCACCGTGCGGGCCGGCACCACCGTCCGGCACACCTTCTCCCTCGCCAAGAGCCGTCGCTGGTACGACCTCACGGTGACGTCCGAGAAGGACCAGGCCTTCCTGAGGCGATTCGCCGGACATGTCGAGAACGGGCGTCCCGGGGTGAGCGACCCGGCCGTAATCACCAGGTAA
- a CDS encoding MFS transporter has translation MVAIMTETTRPDAPPAKRPVRQLFAASVGNAVEWYDWYAYTFLATYIAAAVFPKGADNSLVPLLSTFAVFAVGFFMRPVGGLLMGAIADRHGRRAALTVTILLMGGSSLLVGLTPTYAAVGVLSPVVLVLARLLQGLSVGGEFAASTTFLVESAGHGRRGLFSSFQYVSTTAGQLLASGIATVLVDTLSEGRMDGWGWRVPFVLGAALSLVGFWIRQGAQETRSEEQRRAPRPALLEALRRHPRESLLICGITMGGTIAYYTWTSYLPTYAELNAGVDKSDALLAGTISLAFFGLLQPLGGMLSDRFGRRPLLLFFGVGFALLSVPLLHALRDSFVVLLLVQCAGMVLLTGFTSISAAVNAEVFPPRVRAAGIGFPYSLTVALFGGTAPYVGTLFKELGHSGLFPWYVAVLCLGSSLVYLRLPETAHAELRR, from the coding sequence ATGGTCGCGATCATGACAGAGACGACACGTCCGGACGCGCCGCCCGCGAAACGGCCCGTACGCCAGCTGTTCGCCGCCTCCGTGGGCAATGCCGTGGAGTGGTACGACTGGTACGCCTACACGTTTCTGGCCACCTACATCGCCGCCGCGGTCTTCCCCAAGGGCGCGGACAACTCGCTGGTGCCGCTGCTGTCTACGTTCGCCGTGTTCGCGGTGGGGTTCTTCATGCGGCCGGTGGGCGGGCTGCTGATGGGGGCGATCGCGGACCGGCACGGGCGGCGGGCGGCGCTGACGGTCACCATCCTGCTGATGGGCGGCAGCAGTCTGCTGGTCGGGCTGACGCCGACGTACGCGGCGGTCGGCGTCCTCTCCCCCGTCGTGCTGGTGCTGGCCCGGCTGCTCCAAGGGCTGTCCGTGGGCGGGGAGTTCGCCGCTTCCACCACCTTCCTGGTGGAGTCGGCCGGTCACGGCCGGCGTGGGCTGTTCTCCAGCTTCCAGTACGTGTCGACGACCGCGGGGCAGCTCCTCGCCTCCGGGATCGCCACGGTGCTGGTGGACACCCTGAGCGAGGGGCGGATGGACGGCTGGGGCTGGCGGGTGCCGTTCGTGCTCGGGGCCGCGCTGTCCCTGGTCGGCTTCTGGATCCGGCAGGGCGCGCAGGAGACCCGCAGCGAGGAGCAGCGGCGGGCGCCGCGGCCCGCCCTGCTGGAGGCGCTGCGGCGCCACCCGCGCGAGTCGCTGCTGATCTGCGGGATCACGATGGGCGGCACGATCGCCTACTACACATGGACGTCGTACCTGCCGACGTACGCCGAACTCAACGCCGGTGTCGACAAGTCGGACGCGCTGCTCGCCGGGACGATCTCGCTCGCGTTCTTCGGTCTGCTCCAGCCGCTGGGCGGGATGCTCTCGGACCGCTTCGGGCGGCGGCCGCTGCTGCTGTTCTTCGGGGTCGGGTTCGCACTGCTGAGCGTGCCGCTGCTGCACGCGCTGCGGGACTCCTTCGTGGTGCTGCTGCTCGTGCAGTGCGCGGGGATGGTGCTGCTGACCGGGTTCACGTCCATCAGCGCGGCGGTGAACGCGGAGGTGTTCCCGCCCCGGGTGCGGGCGGCCGGGATCGGGTTCCCCTACTCGTTGACGGTCGCTCTGTTCGGGGGCACGGCACCGTATGTGGGCACGCTCTTCAAGGAGTTGGGGCACTCGGGGCTGTTCCCCTGGTACGTGGCCGTGCTCTGCCTCGGCTCGTCACTGGTCTATCTGCGGCTCCCGGAGACCGCCCACGCCGAGCTGCGCCGCTAG
- a CDS encoding sugar phosphate isomerase/epimerase, with the protein MTPRFATDVITFYHPGFWAVESAEEVRERALLDARGFWKRVMGTLAETEVTGIELTFAPGDVGSALRAFGSAAAFRGELAARGLSVVSAFIADSDAPDWRHGDRLPEIVADAERRAAFLAEAGGELLVTGLPMRTTYGTRPPFFVDAAYMTRMADIAHAVGEAVSRYGVKLAFHTESHSTLWYERDIDLFMALTDPRYVWLCPDACHIALGGGDPVAVARRHTPRIALAHWKDAVAPIDVHLTVDDTVYAQQQPYMAELGTGIVDWPGWADAMSRTPGADTVLIELDEAADPVTALRSGTEVAKRALAAQLGVGGLREPQIDQ; encoded by the coding sequence GTGACCCCCCGATTCGCGACGGACGTGATCACCTTCTATCACCCGGGATTCTGGGCCGTGGAGTCCGCGGAGGAGGTCCGCGAGCGGGCCCTGCTGGACGCGCGGGGGTTCTGGAAGCGGGTCATGGGCACCCTGGCGGAGACCGAGGTCACCGGCATCGAGCTGACGTTCGCCCCCGGTGACGTCGGCTCGGCGCTGCGGGCCTTCGGCAGCGCGGCCGCGTTCCGCGGCGAACTGGCCGCCCGTGGCCTCTCCGTGGTCAGCGCCTTCATCGCCGACAGCGACGCCCCCGACTGGCGCCACGGCGACCGCCTCCCCGAGATCGTCGCCGACGCGGAGCGCCGCGCGGCCTTCCTCGCGGAGGCGGGCGGCGAACTCCTCGTCACAGGCCTGCCGATGCGCACGACGTACGGCACGAGACCGCCCTTCTTCGTCGACGCCGCCTACATGACCCGCATGGCGGACATCGCCCACGCGGTCGGCGAGGCGGTGTCCCGGTACGGCGTGAAACTCGCCTTCCACACGGAGTCCCACAGCACGCTCTGGTACGAGCGGGACATCGACCTGTTCATGGCCCTGACCGACCCGCGCTATGTGTGGCTGTGCCCCGACGCCTGCCACATCGCCCTGGGCGGCGGCGACCCGGTCGCCGTGGCCCGCCGCCACACCCCGCGCATCGCCCTGGCCCACTGGAAGGACGCGGTCGCCCCGATCGACGTCCACCTCACGGTCGACGACACGGTGTACGCACAACAGCAGCCGTACATGGCGGAGTTGGGCACCGGAATCGTCGACTGGCCGGGCTGGGCGGACGCGATGTCGCGCACGCCCGGCGCGGACACGGTCCTGATCGAACTGGACGAGGCCGCCGATCCGGTGACGGCGCTGAGATCGGGAACGGAGGTGGCGAAGCGGGCGCTAGCGGCGCAGCTCGGCGTGGGCGGTCTCCGGGAGCCGCAGATAGACCAGTGA